The stretch of DNA CAGAAAGCTGAGAGCGAGCTAGCGCCGAGGAGGCTTGAGATAAGGCGTAAGTATTTGGCAGAGAGGTACAGTTACGCCCTCAACTATCTTGAGAGCATGCTGTCCCAAGTGGTGCGCGAGCTCAAGCAGAACCCCGAGTACTACGACATATTCCTTTCTCGCAGGCTCGAGGAGGCGATTCAGAGTATGCGTGCCTCCAAGCTGGTCGTACACCCGTGTACCGGCGACTCCCAGAAAGTCCACAAGATAATCAGAGAGAAGTTGACCGCTCTCTCAAAGCTGAAACCTGACCTCGAGGTGTCGCTAGGGGAGGAGGTGGAGTGTAGCGGGGGGATAATCGCGGTCTCCAGCGACGGGAGGGAGTACTATAACGGAACGCTTGAGGCGAAGTTGACTGAAATAAGGGAGAAAACGTTCCCAGAGCTCCTAAGCACGCTCCTAAAGCTCCGCTAAGAGTTCACGGGCTTCGGAACCCGGTTTGTCTCAAGCTCGACGATCGCTGGGAAAGGATTCCGGTATTTTATTTCGGAGAGCTTGCTCTTTCCTATCTGATTGGCAATGACGTCATCGACTAGCAAAAGGTCCACGTCCATTTTCCTAACAACCTCGTCTATCACCTTGAGGGCTTCCTGAGCCCCTGAGACTACGTACACCTTGTCCACGCCACTCTTGAGCATAGCCTTCTCTAAATCGCTTAGCACTACCGCACCGATCCTTAACTTCATACCAGTCTTAAACACCTGGTCCACCCTTAAGGCAGAGCGTTGCGTGGCAATAGCTTATCGCGGCTTTATATTCTTCGGCTCAGCAAAACGTCGAAGGCCAGCTTGTACACTCTCGGCGCGTATGGGGAGACGACACGCGCCTCCTGCAACTCTGCTTTGAAGCCGTGCTCCTCTGCCGATTTCCTAACGATCTCGAACCCTCTTTTGAACAGATCGTCTTCACGGTCCCAGTAGTAAAAGTGAAGGACACCCCCTTCGCGCTTGAAGCACGCGAAGGCTTCGCGAAGGTACATGTAGGCGCCCTTCGGTAGAGGCATCACGACTCTATCAGCCTTGCCAGCGAACTTCGGTGCCTCCTCGCGGACATCGCCTAGAACCGGCACAACCTTCCCCTCGAGCCTGTTAAGCCGGATGTTCTCCACCATGTA from Infirmifilum sp. NZ encodes:
- a CDS encoding V-type ATP synthase subunit E; the encoded protein is MSTNKSLMEVLIEELRAAAEEESRRILKEAEEQAQKILQEAAARAEEIRAQRIKQLIAEARQKAESELAPRRLEIRRKYLAERYSYALNYLESMLSQVVRELKQNPEYYDIFLSRRLEEAIQSMRASKLVVHPCTGDSQKVHKIIREKLTALSKLKPDLEVSLGEEVECSGGIIAVSSDGREYYNGTLEAKLTEIREKTFPELLSTLLKLR
- a CDS encoding V-type ATP synthase subunit F, with protein sequence MFKTGMKLRIGAVVLSDLEKAMLKSGVDKVYVVSGAQEALKVIDEVVRKMDVDLLLVDDVIANQIGKSKLSEIKYRNPFPAIVELETNRVPKPVNS